From the Jilunia laotingensis genome, the window CTACATTATATTCCAAACCGATTGCACTTCCTGCATCACCTGCTATCAAATAATAACTTTTGTCTTCAGGACTAGCATAATACGATTGAGTATTGCCTACTAGCAACAAACCTTTGCGAACATTGCCAGTAGACAAAATATTTGATATTATATTTAGCCCATACATAAAACCCGAACAGCCCAAATTAACATCAAAGGCCATACAAGATGTTGGTAATCCCAATCTATCCTGAATTATACACGCAGTAGCCGGCATCTTATAATCAGGTGTTTGGCATACAAATACCAAAACTTCAATATCTTCTTTTTCCCATCTAAGTTCATCGAGTAATCGAGCAGCCGCTTTCACGCATAGATCCGAAGTACATACACTTCCATCATGCTCAACCCAATGCTTACATTCAACGCCAGTTGTCTGAATATATTTTTTAAGCTCATCTTCAGAAAGTAAGTTTGTCTGGCGATTATCATTTACTCCAGCTGGGACACAAGCTGCTATTCCTGAAAGCCTAACATTTTTTATATCAAAAAAAGCCATAATAGATAAGAAAAAGTGTTTAACATTAAATATATGGGAATAATTCATTTTTCAATTAATTCCCATATACATACTATAAGATAGACTATTTAGAAAGCACTAAATTATATAGTTCCTCTATTGTGCCTACCGATCTTAAATCGGCACCTGTCACTTGTTTTTCAAACTCTTCATCGATCATAGAAATAACTGATAATCCAGATAAAGAGCTCCATTCATCTAAGGTCCTGAATCTTGTATCAGGCTTAAATAGTTCAGCAGGAGTCTCATCAAACTCTTCTGCAAA encodes:
- a CDS encoding acyl carrier protein, whose protein sequence is MNLEEFVEKFAEEFDETPAELFKPDTRFRTLDEWSSLSGLSVISMIDEEFEKQVTGADLRSVGTIEELYNLVLSK
- a CDS encoding 3-oxoacyl-ACP synthase III family protein; the encoded protein is MNYSHIFNVKHFFLSIMAFFDIKNVRLSGIAACVPAGVNDNRQTNLLSEDELKKYIQTTGVECKHWVEHDGSVCTSDLCVKAAARLLDELRWEKEDIEVLVFVCQTPDYKMPATACIIQDRLGLPTSCMAFDVNLGCSGFMYGLNIISNILSTGNVRKGLLLVGNTQSYYASPEDKSYYLIAGDAGSAIGLEYNVENASTIQLNLKTMGAGKDFLIVPDGGYRNPVSPDSFIMREYEDGIRRTNLHLHMNGLEVFSFAISNVPKAFKELFSYFGINPSESDYLLLHQANKFMCEKIRKKLGCTEEQTPYNIQKFGNTSGTSVPLLMVTNLRGVL